A DNA window from Leishmania donovani BPK282A1 complete genome, chromosome 25 contains the following coding sequences:
- a CDS encoding Dynein light chain 1, cytoplasmic, putative, with translation MSERKPDVKLADISPEMQADALDIATKAIKEHHLEKDMAAHIKREFDKRYFPTWHCIVGRNFGADVEHEAKNFIYLYVGQVSVLLWKTA, from the coding sequence ATGAGCGAGCGGAAGCCCGACGTCAAGTTGGCGGACATAAGTCCGGAGATGCAGGCAGACGCCCTAGACATTGCCACCAAAGCCATCAAGGAGCATCATCTAGAGAAAGATATGGCCGCGCACATCAAGCGCGAGTTCGACAAGCGCTACTTCCCTACGTGGCACTGCATCGTCGGCCGCAACTTTGGCGCCGATGTCGAGCACGAGGCCAAGAATTTCATATACCTCTACGTTGGGCAGGTGTCCGTGCTCTTGTGGAAGACAGCGTAG